One window of Phycisphaeraceae bacterium genomic DNA carries:
- a CDS encoding M24 family metallopeptidase, whose protein sequence is MASAASGGMDKAEVISRRERIARALDLKDEILLVGAGEPLGIPGGMDQTYPFLSHAEYFYLADRECIGGVIAFDPKDGPKDGWRDFEPDVTEKERVWEGPREMVGDSLSGLAGWLAARRGRAVVNLGAAIAGVRHDAARAEGVREQFTHARRPKSAVEIERIRAAVNASEAGYKVLQQFLKPGVSERRMKIELEAEFFRSGADRTCYGSIVGVGSNAAVFHFTPGEKAANAGDLVLVDAGAERARYGCDITRTYCVGAWEGVKRDLYLAVLNAEKRACDACRAGVEYRDVHLGAALDMTRSLVEMGLMKGDADSLVEQGAHLLFFPHGVGHFVGLGVRDASGRLPGRPVHTDKRVSTLRCDLPLMPGYVLTIEPGLYIIPALLDDPARREKHRDHVAWEKVEKLYGIGGVRIEDNILVTEGEPVNLTAGVPKEI, encoded by the coding sequence ATGGCGAGCGCGGCATCAGGCGGCATGGACAAGGCGGAAGTCATTTCTCGGCGCGAGCGGATCGCGAGGGCGCTCGATCTGAAGGATGAGATCCTGCTTGTGGGGGCGGGCGAGCCGCTGGGTATTCCGGGGGGCATGGATCAGACGTATCCGTTTCTGTCGCACGCGGAGTACTTCTATCTGGCGGATCGCGAGTGCATCGGGGGTGTGATCGCGTTTGATCCGAAGGATGGCCCGAAGGATGGGTGGCGCGACTTTGAGCCGGACGTGACGGAGAAGGAGCGTGTGTGGGAGGGGCCGCGGGAGATGGTGGGGGATTCGCTGTCGGGGCTTGCGGGTTGGCTGGCGGCGCGGCGGGGGAGGGCGGTTGTGAATCTGGGCGCGGCGATCGCGGGAGTGAGGCATGATGCGGCGCGGGCGGAGGGGGTGCGCGAGCAGTTCACGCACGCGCGCCGGCCGAAGTCGGCGGTGGAGATCGAGCGGATTCGCGCGGCGGTGAATGCGAGCGAGGCGGGATACAAGGTCCTTCAGCAGTTCCTGAAGCCGGGCGTGAGCGAGCGGCGGATGAAGATCGAGCTGGAGGCGGAGTTCTTTCGCAGCGGCGCGGACCGGACGTGTTACGGATCGATCGTGGGTGTCGGGTCGAATGCCGCGGTGTTCCACTTCACGCCGGGGGAGAAGGCGGCGAACGCGGGCGACCTGGTGCTTGTTGATGCCGGCGCGGAGCGGGCGCGGTACGGGTGCGACATCACGCGGACGTATTGTGTGGGGGCGTGGGAGGGTGTGAAGCGGGATTTGTATCTGGCGGTGTTGAACGCGGAGAAGCGGGCGTGCGATGCGTGCCGCGCGGGCGTGGAGTATCGCGATGTGCATCTGGGTGCCGCGCTCGACATGACGCGCTCGCTGGTGGAGATGGGGTTGATGAAGGGTGATGCGGATTCGCTGGTGGAGCAGGGGGCGCATCTGCTCTTCTTCCCGCACGGTGTCGGGCACTTTGTAGGGTTGGGCGTGCGCGATGCGAGCGGCAGATTGCCGGGGCGGCCGGTGCACACGGACAAACGTGTGTCGACGCTGCGGTGCGACCTGCCCTTGATGCCCGGGTATGTGCTGACGATCGAGCCGGGGCTCTACATCATTCCGGCGTTGTTGGATGATCCGGCGCGGCGCGAGAAGCACAGGGATCATGTGGCGTGGGAGAAGGTCGAGAAGTTGTATGGGATCGGCGGCGTGCGGATCGAGGACAACATTCTGGTGACGGAGGGTGAGCCGGTGAACCTGACGGCGGGGGTGCCGAAGGAGATTTGA
- a CDS encoding indole-3-glycerol-phosphate synthase — translation MLSQTLLDIMEEKRREIALGKERVSFGELEAMVAQQEPPRNFFASVTRHPNGFQTSVIAEVKRRSPSAGLIRAEYAGEGFRPEAVALGYFENGASAISCLTDEKFFGGRLEFIQRIKDAVPLPVLRKDFILDPWQLWESRAAGADAVLLIAECLTTSEMLDLMILSQQLQMTVLLEVHDMENLLRVRPHVGFPHSSYALLGINNRDLRTMRVDLGHTLRMVDMVEDPRTLVSESGIRSAEDLKRLRMSGVRIVLVGEHLMRQEDPGAALRELLRVEVE, via the coding sequence ATGCTTTCGCAAACACTTCTGGACATCATGGAAGAGAAACGCCGCGAGATCGCGCTCGGGAAGGAGCGGGTTTCGTTTGGTGAGTTAGAGGCGATGGTGGCGCAGCAGGAGCCGCCGCGGAACTTCTTTGCATCGGTGACGCGGCACCCGAACGGTTTCCAGACTTCTGTGATTGCGGAGGTCAAGCGGAGGAGTCCTTCTGCCGGCCTGATCCGAGCGGAGTACGCGGGTGAGGGGTTTCGGCCTGAGGCGGTTGCGCTTGGATATTTCGAGAACGGCGCATCGGCGATTTCGTGTCTGACGGACGAGAAGTTCTTTGGCGGTCGTCTGGAGTTCATTCAGCGGATCAAGGATGCGGTGCCTTTGCCGGTGCTTCGGAAGGACTTCATTCTTGATCCGTGGCAGTTGTGGGAGAGCCGTGCGGCGGGCGCGGACGCGGTGTTGTTGATTGCGGAGTGTCTGACGACGAGCGAGATGCTTGATCTGATGATTCTTTCGCAGCAGTTGCAGATGACGGTGCTGCTTGAGGTTCACGATATGGAGAATCTTCTGCGTGTGAGGCCGCACGTGGGGTTCCCGCACTCGTCGTATGCGTTGCTGGGGATCAACAACCGGGACCTGAGGACGATGCGGGTTGATCTGGGTCACACGCTGCGGATGGTGGACATGGTGGAGGATCCTCGGACGCTGGTTTCGGAGAGCGGGATCCGGTCTGCGGAGGATCTGAAGCGGCTTCGGATGAGTGGTGTTCGGATTGTGCTTGTGGGTGAGCACCTGATGCGCCAGGAGGATCCTGGTGCGGCGTTGCGTGAGTTGCTTCGGGTGGAGGTGGAGTGA
- a CDS encoding redoxin domain-containing protein, translated as MKKNELVRVASVVAACALVCVSASAQERVEQVEAQVAPEGVERGEGQRASSGRAAILECAAAINRARSIRWDISHRKEGNLPVPLGGASARVTMLKPESTKYHWIMRAKGTGNMRGGDPLVPFDVAWFIDQTQFVDSAAGGVVVRKGRVMDAGVRLAETVRVKEMIGTNPWRDEMEKADSVISGEETLDGVVCTVVDITYRANQRQARMWIGKEDKLPRRFAQYVGGGNEAMQFSASFITDFRNVELNPSLTMEDVEIEGPEGGVRERFVITTDPVDQPVRAATLARLGGDGGEEGAERVEQRRQPAREIRPMATGFSLRSAEGEIVSLDSLRGSVVVLDFMGSWSIQCRQSAPEVQALHERFKDRGVRVLGMSVRERSDDRPIAFFKDRGLGYTLLLGADGVASSYDVRTYPTFVVIGRGGELLGKFEKYVAGETIEQVSAMVERELGGEVVTPPGG; from the coding sequence ATGAAGAAGAATGAACTGGTTCGGGTTGCGAGCGTTGTGGCGGCGTGTGCGTTGGTGTGCGTGAGCGCGTCGGCGCAGGAGCGTGTGGAGCAGGTTGAGGCGCAGGTTGCGCCGGAGGGTGTGGAGCGCGGTGAGGGGCAGCGTGCGTCGTCGGGTCGTGCGGCGATTCTGGAGTGTGCCGCGGCGATCAATCGGGCGCGGAGCATCCGCTGGGACATTTCGCATCGGAAGGAGGGGAATCTTCCTGTGCCGCTGGGCGGGGCGTCTGCGCGTGTGACGATGCTGAAGCCGGAGAGCACGAAGTATCACTGGATCATGCGTGCGAAGGGTACGGGGAACATGCGTGGGGGCGATCCTCTTGTGCCGTTCGACGTGGCGTGGTTCATCGATCAGACGCAGTTTGTGGACAGCGCGGCGGGCGGCGTGGTGGTTCGGAAGGGCCGCGTGATGGACGCGGGCGTGCGTCTTGCGGAGACGGTTCGTGTGAAGGAGATGATCGGGACGAATCCGTGGCGTGACGAGATGGAGAAGGCGGACTCGGTGATCTCCGGTGAGGAGACGCTGGACGGGGTTGTGTGCACGGTGGTTGACATTACGTATCGCGCGAACCAGAGGCAGGCGCGGATGTGGATCGGTAAGGAGGACAAGTTGCCTCGGCGGTTTGCGCAGTATGTGGGTGGCGGGAACGAGGCGATGCAGTTCAGCGCGTCGTTCATCACGGACTTCCGGAATGTTGAGTTGAATCCTTCGTTGACGATGGAGGATGTTGAGATCGAGGGTCCCGAGGGTGGCGTGCGTGAACGATTTGTGATCACGACGGATCCGGTGGATCAGCCGGTGCGTGCGGCTACTTTGGCGCGGCTGGGCGGCGACGGCGGGGAGGAGGGCGCGGAGCGGGTCGAGCAGCGGCGTCAGCCGGCGCGTGAGATTCGTCCGATGGCGACGGGGTTCTCTCTGCGGAGCGCGGAGGGGGAGATAGTGTCGCTGGATTCATTGCGCGGGAGCGTGGTAGTGCTGGACTTCATGGGATCGTGGAGCATCCAGTGCCGCCAGTCTGCGCCGGAGGTGCAGGCGTTGCACGAGCGTTTCAAGGATCGGGGCGTGCGTGTGCTGGGGATGTCTGTGCGTGAACGCTCGGATGATCGCCCGATCGCGTTCTTCAAGGATCGTGGTCTCGGGTACACGCTGCTGCTGGGTGCGGATGGCGTGGCGTCGTCGTATGACGTTCGGACGTATCCGACCTTTGTGGTGATCGGTCGGGGCGGGGAGCTGCTCGGGAAGTTTGAGAAGTATGTTGCCGGCGAGACGATCGAGCAGGTTTCGGCGATGGTCGAGCGTGAGCTCGGGGGCGAGGTTGTGACGCCGCCGGGCGGCTGA
- a CDS encoding ABC transporter ATP-binding protein → MPTAISIRNLHKTFGSGKAATAAVNGINLEIQPGELFFLLGPSGCGKTTLLRMIAGFIDPTGGTILFNDKNVTHAPPNTRNTGMVFQSYALWPHMSVEQNVGFGLGVRKVPRPERRQRAQEALDAVQMGQYAKRKPNQLSGGQQQRVALARALVIRPDVLLLDEPLSNLDAKLRNDLRTEIRRTCKTYGSSEGQPGGITTIYVTHDQKEALSMADRIAVMRSGQIVQMGTPTDLYRRPRTRFVAEFLGQTNIIPATVAGREGDHLSVTAASGPIRAEMPPETTMPEPAAGTKVLLSIRPESLRPAPPNTPAPIRGTLVETTYLGEILHRTIELPDKTRVTIAELNPSPAALAQPLGSSVALIADPADVVVIPVE, encoded by the coding sequence ATGCCCACCGCCATCTCCATCCGAAACCTCCACAAGACCTTCGGCAGCGGCAAAGCCGCCACCGCCGCCGTCAACGGCATCAACCTCGAAATCCAACCCGGTGAACTCTTCTTCCTCCTCGGACCCTCCGGCTGCGGCAAAACCACACTCCTCCGCATGATCGCCGGCTTCATCGACCCCACCGGCGGCACCATCCTCTTCAACGACAAAAACGTCACCCACGCCCCGCCCAACACCCGCAACACCGGCATGGTCTTCCAGTCCTACGCCCTCTGGCCGCACATGTCCGTCGAACAGAACGTGGGCTTCGGCCTCGGCGTCCGCAAAGTCCCGAGACCCGAACGCAGGCAACGCGCCCAGGAGGCCCTCGACGCCGTCCAGATGGGCCAATACGCCAAGCGCAAGCCCAACCAGCTCTCCGGCGGCCAGCAGCAACGCGTCGCACTCGCTCGCGCCCTCGTCATCCGCCCCGATGTCCTCCTCCTCGACGAACCCCTCTCAAACCTCGACGCCAAACTCCGAAACGACCTCCGCACCGAGATCCGCAGAACCTGCAAGACCTACGGTTCATCCGAAGGCCAGCCCGGCGGCATCACCACCATCTACGTCACCCACGACCAGAAAGAAGCCCTCTCCATGGCCGACCGCATCGCCGTGATGCGCTCCGGCCAGATCGTCCAGATGGGCACACCCACCGACCTCTACCGCCGCCCGCGCACACGCTTCGTCGCAGAGTTCCTCGGACAAACCAACATCATCCCCGCCACCGTCGCGGGGCGCGAGGGGGACCATCTCTCCGTCACCGCCGCGTCCGGCCCCATCCGCGCAGAGATGCCCCCCGAAACCACCATGCCCGAGCCCGCCGCAGGAACCAAAGTCCTCCTCTCCATCAGGCCCGAATCCCTCCGGCCCGCCCCGCCCAACACCCCCGCACCCATCCGCGGCACACTCGTCGAAACCACCTACCTCGGCGAGATCCTCCACCGCACCATCGAACTCCCAGACAAGACCCGCGTCACCATCGCCGAACTCAACCCCTCCCCCGCCGCACTCGCACAACCACTCGGCTCCAGCGTCGCCCTCATCGCCGACCCCGCCGATGTCGTCGTGATTCCAGTCGAGTGA
- a CDS encoding DUF721 domain-containing protein, with product MAKKVTKKKAGEKPGEAPGGSSSGGSSLGRSGQKGKGGGSVGAGATGRAARAAKRESDPMPGPLALDPTVRALENLRRLRARPEPRREVGEAIAPEVVRLKSAKAALGGLDEEWERVVPRELRERCWARGVSRRVLTVATEDASAMYQLSMWLRGGGEQELRAATKQQVSRVKIEVVGEADRR from the coding sequence GTGGCGAAGAAGGTTACGAAGAAGAAGGCGGGCGAGAAGCCGGGGGAGGCCCCGGGTGGTTCGTCTTCGGGGGGCTCATCTCTGGGTCGGTCGGGGCAGAAGGGGAAGGGTGGCGGCTCGGTGGGGGCCGGGGCGACGGGGCGCGCGGCGCGAGCCGCGAAGAGGGAATCGGATCCGATGCCGGGTCCGCTTGCGTTGGATCCGACGGTGCGGGCGTTGGAGAACCTGAGGCGGTTGCGTGCGAGGCCGGAGCCGCGGCGTGAGGTGGGCGAGGCGATCGCGCCTGAGGTGGTGCGATTGAAGAGTGCGAAGGCGGCGTTGGGGGGTCTGGATGAGGAGTGGGAGCGGGTTGTGCCGCGGGAGTTACGGGAGCGTTGCTGGGCGCGTGGTGTGTCTCGCCGCGTGCTGACGGTGGCGACGGAGGACGCGTCGGCGATGTATCAGTTGTCGATGTGGCTGCGCGGTGGCGGTGAGCAGGAGTTGCGAGCGGCGACGAAGCAGCAGGTGTCGCGGGTGAAGATCGAGGTGGTGGGGGAGGCAGATCGCAGATAG
- a CDS encoding transposase codes for MDNASWRVLAASVRKLDRSPRGGRFTFTDADIVLTFLWAVLHRRPTSWACRRDAWPLWRRGRLPSPSRMSRRLRTTSVQALLAAAEAENLVSASGALVLALDGKALRVASHSGDRTATFGAWGLRGYKLHAICDLAGSIVSWRLTPMHCHEAVMAKRMMRDMELNGYVLADSNYDSVKLYELCACKGGQLVVPRKDCRVGRGVRRSGTHPDRRRAIDMLEQSMTGFGRGLLSLRRVIERVFARLEMTHHVGLIPPHVRGIERVRRWIQAIIILDRHTQAMKR; via the coding sequence ATGGACAACGCGAGTTGGAGGGTGTTGGCGGCGAGCGTGCGGAAGCTGGATCGGAGCCCGCGTGGCGGTCGCTTCACCTTCACCGATGCGGACATCGTGCTGACCTTTCTCTGGGCCGTCTTGCACCGACGACCCACCTCCTGGGCGTGCCGACGCGATGCATGGCCGTTGTGGCGGCGTGGTCGATTGCCCTCGCCAAGCAGGATGAGCCGGCGGCTGAGAACCACCAGCGTCCAGGCGTTACTTGCCGCGGCGGAGGCGGAGAATCTGGTCTCTGCATCGGGAGCGTTGGTGCTGGCTCTTGACGGCAAGGCCCTGCGCGTCGCCTCGCACTCCGGAGACCGGACCGCGACCTTCGGCGCATGGGGACTGCGCGGCTACAAGCTCCATGCGATCTGCGATCTCGCGGGCTCGATCGTCTCCTGGCGTCTCACGCCCATGCACTGCCATGAAGCAGTGATGGCCAAGCGGATGATGCGAGACATGGAGTTGAACGGGTATGTGCTGGCCGACTCGAACTACGACAGCGTGAAGCTCTATGAACTCTGCGCGTGCAAGGGCGGACAACTGGTGGTTCCGCGGAAGGACTGCCGCGTGGGTCGCGGCGTGCGGCGGTCCGGAACGCATCCGGACCGCCGTCGAGCCATCGACATGCTGGAGCAGAGCATGACGGGCTTCGGCAGGGGCCTGCTGTCACTCCGGCGCGTGATCGAGCGTGTGTTTGCACGCCTGGAAATGACCCACCATGTGGGGCTTATCCCGCCGCACGTGCGCGGCATCGAGCGGGTCCGTCGATGGATCCAAGCCATCATCATCCTTGATCGACACACACAGGCAATGAAGCGATGA
- a CDS encoding sulfotransferase, whose product MSEHRDESGPGARPTLRLWHNLARSGSTMIGRCLGCMRGVCLLSEIHPLGARYINPFGQANEWFGLFSPEDVARLGESTMGYAELMLLIRERAERKGLTLVIRSWEHIDFYGPPFLARAPMRAMNVEHLAPVAELVRVATVRHPIDQWMSLSALPIMKGCLNLEHYLRGYREFVEKCLPEVVIRYEDFTRNPDVEMARMCAALGVEFDATYKERWADYATITGDVVSSRGLEGRTIRPMGRREVVPSLIAKFAKNADYQVVIKRLGYGHPV is encoded by the coding sequence ATGAGTGAGCATCGGGATGAATCTGGTCCGGGGGCGCGTCCGACGCTGCGGCTGTGGCACAACCTGGCGAGGTCGGGATCGACGATGATCGGTCGGTGTCTCGGGTGCATGCGGGGTGTGTGTCTCTTGTCCGAGATCCATCCGCTGGGGGCGCGGTACATCAATCCGTTCGGGCAGGCGAACGAGTGGTTCGGGCTCTTCTCGCCGGAGGATGTGGCGCGGCTGGGCGAGTCGACGATGGGGTACGCGGAGCTGATGCTGCTGATCCGCGAGCGTGCGGAGCGGAAGGGGCTGACGCTCGTGATCCGGTCGTGGGAGCACATCGACTTCTACGGGCCGCCGTTTCTGGCGCGGGCGCCGATGCGCGCGATGAACGTCGAGCATCTTGCGCCGGTGGCGGAGCTGGTGCGGGTCGCGACGGTGCGGCATCCGATCGATCAGTGGATGAGTCTTTCGGCGCTTCCGATCATGAAGGGGTGTCTGAATCTTGAGCACTACCTGCGCGGGTATCGGGAGTTTGTCGAGAAGTGCCTCCCGGAGGTCGTGATCCGGTACGAGGATTTCACGAGGAACCCGGATGTGGAGATGGCGCGGATGTGCGCGGCATTGGGTGTGGAGTTTGATGCGACGTACAAGGAGCGGTGGGCTGATTACGCGACGATCACGGGGGATGTGGTTTCAAGCCGCGGGCTGGAGGGGAGGACGATCCGCCCGATGGGTCGTCGCGAGGTGGTTCCTTCGCTGATCGCGAAGTTTGCGAAGAACGCGGATTATCAGGTGGTGATCAAGCGGCTGGGGTATGGGCATCCGGTGTAG
- a CDS encoding CPBP family intramembrane metalloprotease: MGSILDPLRHLVTPLRHLIGTFQPSLRQSSLLLALLFITLTPSPASAQDLPPAPPPPAEQAPRAETPPPPREQPREQPQPRPTQQPREQSSPSGDSDSFKLPDVTGWTVSDAVEYAENNRVVVVAIVAATVFVFLWIGNIVGPGSTPKLAGRDVKPLPAPIWLFGAILVFIAAPLAAQFLKELPQVNSGSDLRERALTQAGGVAAGIIAGMALLFVMSRTAPKAGLKIKFSDIPFGIGAFLLALPFVILAGDAAVALYRELYKESPSPIAHPTLELILANKSSQWAILLAITAVIGSPLLEEILYRGFLQSALLRFLNGQVWLAIIGSAALFTLVHRLGQPPVPWHALLPIFVLGLSMGIAYERTKRLGVPIAMHICFNAMNVALAWSGNT, translated from the coding sequence ATGGGCTCGATTCTTGACCCCCTCCGTCACCTCGTCACACCCCTCCGACACCTCATCGGCACATTCCAACCCTCCCTCCGCCAATCCTCACTCCTCCTTGCCCTCCTCTTCATCACCCTCACCCCCTCTCCCGCCTCCGCTCAGGATCTCCCCCCCGCTCCCCCTCCACCCGCCGAGCAGGCCCCACGCGCCGAAACCCCGCCACCCCCACGCGAACAACCCCGCGAACAACCCCAACCCCGACCCACGCAACAACCCCGAGAGCAGTCCTCGCCCTCCGGCGACTCCGATTCATTCAAACTCCCCGATGTCACCGGCTGGACCGTCTCCGACGCCGTCGAATACGCCGAGAACAACCGCGTCGTTGTCGTCGCCATCGTCGCCGCGACCGTCTTCGTCTTCCTCTGGATCGGCAACATCGTCGGACCCGGCTCCACACCCAAGCTCGCCGGCCGCGATGTCAAACCCCTCCCCGCACCCATCTGGCTCTTCGGCGCGATCCTCGTCTTCATCGCCGCGCCCCTCGCCGCTCAGTTCCTCAAAGAACTCCCCCAGGTCAACTCCGGCTCCGACCTCCGCGAACGCGCGCTCACACAAGCCGGAGGCGTCGCCGCAGGCATCATCGCCGGCATGGCTCTCCTCTTCGTCATGTCGCGCACCGCGCCAAAGGCCGGACTCAAGATCAAGTTCTCAGACATCCCCTTCGGCATCGGCGCGTTCCTCCTCGCCCTCCCCTTCGTCATCCTCGCAGGCGATGCCGCCGTCGCCCTCTACCGCGAGCTCTACAAAGAATCACCCTCACCCATCGCACACCCCACACTCGAACTCATCCTCGCAAACAAGTCCAGCCAGTGGGCCATCCTCCTCGCCATCACCGCCGTCATCGGATCGCCACTCCTCGAAGAGATCCTCTACCGCGGCTTCCTCCAGTCCGCGCTCCTCCGCTTCCTCAACGGACAAGTCTGGCTCGCCATCATCGGCTCCGCCGCACTCTTCACCCTCGTCCACCGGCTCGGACAACCACCCGTCCCCTGGCACGCACTCCTCCCCATCTTCGTCCTCGGACTCTCCATGGGCATCGCCTACGAACGCACCAAACGACTCGGCGTCCCCATCGCCATGCACATCTGCTTCAACGCGATGAACGTCGCCCTCGCCTGGTCTGGCAACACATAA